In Pigmentibacter ruber, a genomic segment contains:
- a CDS encoding efflux RND transporter permease subunit → MINISAPFIKRPIATTLIMCAIFLLGILTYKLLPVAALPEVDYPTIQVKTLYPGANSIVVTSSITAPLEKQFGQMSGLKLMTSSSGEGLSLITLQFDLSMNLDIAVQEVQAAINTSSNLLPQDIPSPPIYYKVNPADTPIMTLSFTSETYTLPEIHELIETRYVPKLSEIPGVGLVNINGGQKPAIRIQVNPSAVASFNLNIDDIRSAINASNVNLAKGSIDGNRVSFTINANDQLLNVNSYKNLIVAYKNNSPIYLKDLANIENSSENIRLAAWKNLTPAIILNIQKQPTSNVIDVVNRIEKLLPILQANIPKDIKIEVLNDRTKSIRNSVADAQFELLLAVALVVLIIYIFLNDLKTTLIPSVCVPLSLIGTFSVMYMLNFSINNLTIMALTIATGFVVDDAIVMIENISRYVELGESKLNAALKGSAQIGFTIISLTISLIAVLIPLLFMGDIIGRLFREFSITLAVSILISAFISLTLTPMLCRYFINDNHKKVENKINKTLRLSIDKMIFYYSITLKIILKNQKTVLFLFILTFFATLIQYYFIPKNFFPQQDISLIQGITEASESISFTSMLDKQKLIVNEILKDEAVLNVSSNIGVDGSNYSVNNGRLLIRLKDIEDRKDKVNTIIERIQKNVKNIKDISLYMQAVQDINIDNRVSKTQYQFSLSSPYLSEVDIWTKKLVNELKVSENLKDINHDLQNNGLQLKLEIDRNSATRFGITTNMIDTTLYNSFGQRQISTIYTQSNQYHVILEANSSLDINPTNILDKIFILSNNNISIPLSAFTKVTYSTEPLVINKQEQFPVATVSFNLVPGHSLQQAVNDIEQAKLKINLPRSIETRFEGATQSFQNSLKNQNYLIIAAIIVVYIILGILYESYIHPITIISTLPSAGMGALLSLQLTKQNFDIISLIGIILLIGIVKKNAIMMIDFALELERKENKSPIEAIYNACLLRFRPILMTTLAALLSAIPLAFGSGMGSELRRPLGISIIGGLIVSQLLTLYTTPVIYLFFSKLFSKKKISVPKEKQNLILSEENE, encoded by the coding sequence ATGATCAATATTTCAGCTCCATTCATAAAACGACCAATTGCAACTACCCTCATAATGTGCGCAATTTTTTTATTGGGAATTTTAACATATAAATTATTACCTGTCGCTGCTTTACCTGAAGTTGATTATCCAACAATTCAAGTAAAAACCCTCTATCCTGGTGCAAACTCTATTGTTGTTACCTCCTCAATTACTGCACCACTTGAAAAACAGTTTGGACAGATGAGTGGACTAAAATTAATGACTTCTTCAAGCGGTGAAGGACTATCATTAATAACATTACAATTTGATCTTTCAATGAATTTAGATATTGCAGTTCAAGAAGTACAAGCAGCTATTAATACAAGCTCAAATTTATTACCTCAAGACATTCCCAGCCCACCTATTTACTATAAAGTCAATCCAGCAGATACACCTATCATGACCTTATCTTTTACTTCTGAAACATATACTCTTCCAGAAATTCACGAACTCATAGAAACTAGATATGTACCAAAATTATCAGAAATTCCAGGAGTTGGACTTGTAAATATTAATGGAGGACAAAAGCCTGCTATACGTATTCAGGTTAATCCTTCTGCAGTTGCATCTTTTAACTTAAATATTGATGACATTAGATCCGCGATTAATGCTTCAAATGTTAATTTAGCAAAAGGAAGTATTGATGGTAATAGAGTCTCATTTACAATTAACGCCAATGATCAATTGCTTAATGTAAATTCCTATAAAAATTTAATTGTAGCCTATAAAAACAACTCTCCAATATATTTAAAAGATTTAGCAAACATAGAGAATTCATCTGAAAATATACGCTTAGCAGCATGGAAAAATTTGACTCCTGCAATTATTTTAAATATTCAAAAACAACCAACTTCTAATGTGATTGACGTTGTTAATCGGATTGAAAAATTACTTCCAATTTTACAAGCTAATATTCCTAAAGATATTAAAATTGAGGTATTAAATGATAGAACAAAATCAATAAGAAACTCAGTTGCAGATGCTCAATTTGAACTATTATTAGCAGTAGCACTTGTTGTTTTAATAATTTATATATTTTTAAATGATCTTAAAACAACTCTTATACCAAGTGTTTGTGTTCCATTATCATTAATTGGTACTTTTTCAGTAATGTATATGTTAAATTTTAGTATAAATAATTTAACAATAATGGCACTTACAATCGCTACAGGCTTTGTCGTTGATGATGCTATTGTTATGATAGAAAATATTTCGCGTTATGTAGAACTTGGAGAGTCTAAACTAAATGCAGCATTAAAGGGATCTGCACAAATTGGATTTACAATTATATCATTAACTATTTCTTTAATAGCAGTATTAATACCATTATTGTTTATGGGTGATATAATTGGAAGATTATTTCGTGAATTTTCTATTACTCTAGCAGTTTCGATTTTAATTTCAGCTTTTATATCTCTTACATTAACTCCTATGCTTTGTCGCTATTTCATAAATGACAATCATAAAAAAGTAGAAAATAAAATAAATAAAACTCTAAGATTAAGTATTGATAAAATGATATTTTACTATTCAATAACTTTAAAAATAATATTAAAAAATCAGAAAACAGTTCTTTTTCTTTTTATATTAACTTTTTTTGCTACATTAATACAATATTACTTTATTCCAAAAAACTTTTTTCCGCAACAAGACATATCACTAATTCAAGGGATTACTGAAGCATCAGAAAGTATTTCATTTACAAGTATGCTTGACAAACAAAAGCTAATTGTTAATGAAATATTAAAAGACGAAGCTGTTTTAAATGTTTCATCTAATATTGGAGTTGATGGTAGTAATTATTCAGTAAATAATGGTAGATTACTTATTCGATTAAAAGATATTGAAGATAGAAAAGACAAAGTAAATACTATTATCGAAAGAATTCAAAAAAATGTTAAAAATATAAAAGATATTTCACTATATATGCAAGCAGTTCAGGATATAAATATTGATAATAGAGTTAGTAAAACTCAGTATCAATTTAGTTTATCTTCTCCATATCTTTCAGAAGTTGATATTTGGACAAAGAAGCTTGTTAATGAATTAAAGGTTTCTGAAAATTTAAAAGATATCAATCATGATTTACAAAATAATGGCTTACAACTAAAACTAGAAATAGATAGGAATTCTGCAACTCGTTTTGGAATAACAACTAATATGATTGATACTACTTTGTATAATTCATTCGGACAAAGACAAATATCTACAATATATACGCAATCTAATCAATATCATGTAATTTTAGAGGCAAATTCTTCATTAGATATAAATCCTACTAATATATTAGATAAAATATTTATTTTATCTAATAATAATATAAGCATTCCTTTATCTGCATTCACAAAAGTAACTTATAGTACCGAACCACTTGTAATTAATAAGCAAGAACAATTTCCGGTAGCAACCGTTTCATTTAATTTAGTTCCAGGTCATTCTCTTCAACAAGCTGTAAATGATATTGAACAAGCAAAATTAAAAATAAACTTACCTAGGAGTATTGAAACCAGATTCGAAGGAGCTACACAAAGCTTTCAAAACTCTTTAAAAAATCAGAATTATTTAATTATTGCAGCAATCATAGTAGTCTATATTATATTGGGTATTTTATATGAAAGTTATATTCATCCAATAACTATTATATCAACTCTTCCATCAGCAGGAATGGGCGCATTACTCTCTTTGCAATTAACAAAACAAAATTTTGATATTATTTCGCTCATAGGGATTATTCTCCTCATCGGAATTGTGAAAAAAAATGCCATAATGATGATAGATTTTGCTCTTGAACTGGAACGGAAAGAGAATAAAAGTCCAATAGAAGCTATTTATAATGCGTGTTTACTTCGCTTTAGACCAATATTAATGACAACTTTAGCAGCGTTATTGAGTGCTATACCATTAGCCTTTGGCTCTGGCATGGGTTCTGAATTAAGACGACCTTTAGGTATATCTATTATCGGTGGACTTATTGTAAGTCAATTACTTACTCTGTATACAACACCAGTTATATATCTATTTTTTTCAAAATTGTTTTCTAAAAAGAAAATATCTGTTCCTAAAGAAAAACAAAATTTAATTTTGAGTGAGGAGAATGAATGA
- a CDS encoding AzlC family ABC transporter permease: MEYKFQKSPVKEAFIDSIPAMTGYIPIGLSFGIVCQKLSYPWFIAPLISLLIYAGASQFILVSMLIANNSFWSIVYLTAIVNLRHVFYGFSFLDKFKTNFLIKTYMVSALTDESYALLANNPKAYNNTYSFYISFLSHFYWVFGTLLGVYCYSLIGHFDTEFLVYALTALFLIMALDGLISSKYYMSVILGILCYFISFFCFKKNLLIAVVLYFVSMLIYECYKIYGKKHVIN; encoded by the coding sequence ATGGAATATAAATTTCAAAAAAGTCCTGTTAAAGAAGCTTTTATAGACAGTATTCCTGCAATGACAGGTTATATTCCGATAGGGCTTTCTTTTGGAATTGTCTGTCAAAAATTAAGCTATCCTTGGTTTATAGCACCATTAATTAGTTTATTAATTTATGCAGGTGCTTCACAATTTATTTTAGTAAGTATGTTGATAGCAAATAATTCTTTTTGGAGTATTGTCTATTTAACAGCTATAGTTAATTTGCGACATGTATTTTATGGTTTTTCATTTTTAGATAAATTTAAAACAAATTTTTTAATAAAAACATATATGGTTTCTGCATTAACTGATGAATCATATGCTTTGCTTGCCAATAATCCTAAGGCTTATAATAATACTTATAGTTTTTATATTTCTTTTTTAAGCCATTTTTATTGGGTTTTTGGAACGTTATTAGGAGTATACTGTTATTCTCTTATTGGGCATTTTGATACAGAGTTTTTAGTTTATGCTTTAACAGCACTTTTTTTAATTATGGCATTAGATGGTCTTATTTCTTCTAAATACTATATGTCTGTTATTTTAGGTATCTTGTGTTATTTTATATCTTTTTTCTGTTTCAAGAAAAATTTGTTGATTGCAGTAGTGCTTTATTTTGTTTCTATGCTTATTTATGAATGTTATAAAATATATGGGAAAAAACATGTCATTAACTGA
- a CDS encoding efflux transporter outer membrane subunit — translation MKLIQIIKITFLSFFLFIKCTVGPDYQKVVTDRPEFFKETRNSSWKIADPKDDILKGKWWEVYNDPFLNELEEQIDTSNHNILASIAQMEQALALLGQSKAGYFPTIGTNTSITRQRQGSSYTQNPTETTNYSVNLNATWIPDLWGSIRRSVEANEAAFQANQAQVENIKLSIHSSLAQYYFQLRTADKNQSILNEIVECTKKQLDMIHKSNELGIASAVDVQKIESQYELSKLNAEDNLIIREQYEHAIAILLGKAPAEFSLEAKDTNIQIPNLPIILSSELLERRPDIAQAERLVAQANAQIGIAKAAYFPSLNLSANGGYSSNDINNLFTLPALIWSVGASLAETIFDAGARQDKVDAAEANYRSLVNQYKQTVLQALQNVEDNLSAYNHLKSEELYQFNSLNRIETIYNLSNEQLEQGIINSSDLLNAKINLQNSKKSFNDLINKRVLNSINLIASLGGGWKQDLKK, via the coding sequence ATGAAGTTAATTCAAATTATTAAAATTACTTTTCTGTCTTTTTTCCTTTTTATTAAATGTACTGTAGGTCCTGATTATCAAAAAGTTGTGACTGATAGGCCTGAGTTTTTTAAGGAAACAAGAAACAGTAGTTGGAAAATAGCTGACCCCAAAGATGATATACTTAAAGGAAAATGGTGGGAAGTTTATAATGACCCTTTTTTAAATGAATTGGAAGAACAAATTGATACTTCTAATCATAATATATTAGCAAGTATTGCACAAATGGAACAAGCTCTAGCTCTTTTAGGACAAAGTAAAGCTGGTTACTTTCCAACAATTGGCACAAATACTAGTATTACCCGTCAACGCCAAGGTTCTAGCTATACTCAAAATCCAACTGAAACCACAAATTATTCAGTAAATTTGAACGCCACCTGGATTCCTGATCTATGGGGAAGTATTAGAAGATCTGTGGAAGCTAATGAAGCAGCATTTCAAGCAAATCAGGCACAAGTTGAAAATATAAAACTATCTATCCATTCATCCCTAGCGCAATACTACTTTCAACTCAGAACAGCCGATAAAAATCAAAGTATTTTAAATGAAATTGTTGAATGTACAAAAAAACAACTTGATATGATTCATAAAAGCAATGAATTAGGAATAGCTAGTGCTGTTGATGTGCAAAAAATTGAATCTCAATATGAATTATCTAAATTGAATGCGGAGGATAATTTAATTATCCGCGAACAATATGAGCATGCAATTGCAATTTTACTTGGAAAAGCTCCTGCTGAATTTTCTTTAGAAGCTAAAGACACTAATATTCAAATTCCTAATTTGCCTATCATATTATCATCAGAATTATTAGAGAGAAGACCTGATATAGCGCAAGCTGAGCGTCTTGTTGCACAAGCAAATGCACAAATAGGAATAGCAAAAGCGGCATATTTTCCAAGTTTAAATTTATCAGCTAATGGTGGTTATTCAAGTAATGACATAAATAATTTATTTACTCTTCCAGCTCTTATTTGGTCAGTAGGCGCAAGTTTAGCTGAAACAATTTTTGATGCTGGTGCGAGACAAGATAAAGTAGACGCTGCAGAGGCAAATTATAGATCTCTGGTGAATCAATACAAACAAACAGTTTTACAAGCTTTACAAAATGTTGAAGATAATTTAAGCGCATACAATCATTTAAAAAGTGAAGAACTGTATCAATTTAATTCTCTTAATAGAATTGAAACAATATATAATTTAAGCAATGAACAATTAGAACAAGGAATTATAAATAGTAGTGATTTACTAAATGCAAAGATAAATTTACAAAATAGCAAAAAATCATTTAATGATTTAATCAATAAAAGAGTTTTAAATTCAATTAATTTAATTGCATCCCTTGGTGGAGGTTGGAAGCAAGATTTAAAGAAATAA
- a CDS encoding methyltransferase domain-containing protein → MHIDLLEENKLIIVNLENCEFLLQTLEKKWIEIQNGLECSYIIILNTSIENNVLLNSVKNFFNRNKFIWKINYLVNITNEKKIEIYSFLNHNLSYVNRLSSDIEKYLKNLNPSSYIKQTLNSELNSIREKKFNAPNFIKNENEKLFTSVASSSEEWNLFENKIDVNSYNFFEAVHPAYAYQVLAIYKFLIKNNISTNYFIDIGSGPGTAIQMLLELLNSYSQVDLIEPSPTAYTYLRERFKDNHFVYPFLKGFFDYYPSKTLNLAISIGASHHFNTYFLFQHANKILENGGFLLIADEFISPFKTKIERYENIIKHHLGYIIDLLKLAPQITEIPNNCTDDEIQLIRLSHDVFPKINVLALSGKISDAAILCRKLLSEMSEILENNFNITNSFLAYYRLSFLELQALVAGLDYEVECKTSVENLISMAIENDFEVVRHERLYATSKGSFYNSGTHLICFRKNLFRNN, encoded by the coding sequence ATGCATATTGATCTGCTTGAGGAAAATAAATTAATTATTGTAAATCTTGAGAATTGTGAATTTTTATTACAAACTTTAGAAAAAAAATGGATTGAAATTCAAAACGGACTTGAGTGTAGTTATATAATAATATTGAATACCAGTATAGAAAATAATGTTCTTTTAAATTCTGTAAAAAATTTTTTTAATCGCAATAAGTTTATTTGGAAAATTAATTATTTAGTAAATATAACAAACGAAAAGAAAATAGAAATTTATTCATTTCTAAATCACAATTTAAGTTATGTAAATAGATTATCTAGCGATATTGAAAAATATTTAAAGAATTTAAATCCATCATCTTATATTAAACAAACCTTAAATAGTGAACTTAACAGTATTAGAGAAAAAAAATTTAATGCTCCAAATTTTATTAAAAATGAAAATGAAAAACTATTTACATCTGTAGCTTCTAGTTCAGAAGAATGGAATCTTTTTGAAAATAAAATTGATGTAAATTCGTATAATTTTTTTGAAGCAGTACATCCTGCATATGCTTATCAAGTTTTAGCTATTTATAAATTTTTAATAAAAAATAACATCAGTACAAATTATTTTATAGATATAGGTTCTGGCCCTGGTACAGCTATTCAAATGTTGTTAGAGCTTTTAAATTCATATTCTCAAGTTGATCTTATAGAACCAAGCCCTACAGCATATACTTATTTAAGAGAAAGATTTAAAGATAACCATTTTGTTTATCCTTTTTTAAAAGGTTTTTTCGATTACTATCCTAGTAAGACTTTAAATTTAGCAATATCGATTGGTGCATCACACCACTTTAATACTTACTTTTTATTTCAACATGCAAATAAAATTTTAGAAAATGGAGGATTCCTCCTTATAGCGGATGAATTTATTTCTCCATTTAAGACTAAGATTGAAAGATATGAAAATATAATAAAACATCATCTTGGATATATTATTGATTTGTTAAAATTAGCTCCTCAAATAACTGAAATTCCGAATAATTGTACTGATGATGAGATTCAATTAATAAGATTATCTCATGACGTGTTTCCTAAAATTAACGTATTAGCATTAAGTGGAAAAATTTCAGATGCTGCAATTTTATGTAGAAAATTACTTTCGGAAATGAGCGAAATTTTAGAGAATAATTTTAATATTACGAATTCCTTTCTCGCTTATTATCGCTTGTCATTTTTAGAATTGCAGGCTTTAGTCGCTGGGTTAGACTATGAAGTTGAATGTAAAACAAGTGTAGAAAACTTAATTTCAATGGCTATAGAAAATGATTTTGAAGTCGTCCGCCACGAAAGACTTTATGCAACTTCTAAAGGAAGTTTTTATAATTCTGGTACCCATTTAATTTGTTTTAGGAAAAATCTTTTTAGGAATAATTAG
- a CDS encoding AzlD domain-containing protein, with the protein MSLTELLILIFVIAIVTFTLRIVPFILPKKIIQNDFMLSFGKKLPPGIMIILFLYSAGLSEEHMQRSFVISSFLAAIPVTLYFVWKKNAIISIFIGIMSFYFFYTYLKV; encoded by the coding sequence ATGTCATTAACTGAGTTGTTAATTTTAATATTTGTAATTGCTATAGTCACCTTTACTTTAAGAATTGTACCTTTCATTTTGCCTAAAAAAATTATTCAAAATGATTTTATGCTAAGTTTTGGAAAAAAACTTCCACCAGGAATTATGATTATTTTATTTTTATATTCAGCAGGTCTTTCAGAAGAACATATGCAAAGATCTTTTGTTATTTCTAGTTTTTTAGCTGCAATTCCAGTAACTCTTTATTTTGTATGGAAAAAAAATGCTATTATTTCTATTTTCATAGGAATTATGAGTTTCTATTTTTTTTATACTTATCTGAAAGTTTAA
- a CDS encoding efflux RND transporter permease subunit, with product MKSLSSPFINRPIATSLIAILIILVGILAFNLLPVSQLPQIEFPTISVQANLPGASPDVMATSVATPLEHYIGRISGITEMTSSSSLGKTNIVIQFDLNRDINAAANEVQAAIDQALPSLPAEMPNHPTYRKVNPADAPIMILALTSKAHTKGQMYDIASNILQQKISQAKGVGQVTIGGSSLPSVRVEVNPFLLNNYGLTLEDIKYSIQNSNQNSPKGQISNSLYTYQIATNDQLHFSEQYKPLIISFKNGNAVTLKDVAEVKDSVEDLKNTGLADNKPAVLLIIFKEPGANVIETVDGIKNLIPQLSSYIPSDMLLNIMMDRTSTIRASLIDIEKTLIISIALVICVVFLFLKNIYTTIIPSIVVPISLLGTFAIMYLLNFSLDNLSIMALTISTGFVVDDAIVVIENISRYVEKGLSPVKSALIGAKEVGFTVLSMSISLIAVFIPILLMGGIVGRLFREFAVTLSIAILVSLFVSLTITPSMCSKILKTRKQPKEKKSITNSPYAKSLQWAIKHSKLMLIILFCIVLLNVYFYIKIPKGFFPQQDTGRIMGFALTDQNTSFKNMEKKFGEVIELIKSDENIDHVVGFVGGGSVNSGNIFISLKPQSMRKLTADEVIGALRKKLQKIPAISVFLLAAQDIMIGGRQGGAQFQFSISAANIKELNKWGDYLIQELSKIPSIADVNSDQKDKGIETYITIEHETAKKLGLSPLLIDNALYNSLGQRQVSVIYKDLNQYHVILETDPKFTISPNFLNVLYLKNNQNQIIPLNAVANFTTKKAILSISHQSQFPSITLSFNLLPGTPLGDAVNKVNERVNELNLPSNLSASFQGTAKVFQATLANQPTLILAAILTVYIVLGILYENLIHPITIISTLPSAGLGALLALFLTKTDLSLIAFVGIILLIGIVKKNAIMMIDFAISLQRNQNYTADKAIFEAALLRLRPILMTSLAALLGAVPLALDYGVGAEFRKPLGISIIGGLLISQLLTLYTTPIVFIYFEKISAWLKKRKIKGKVYEVNSNY from the coding sequence ATGAAGAGTTTATCCTCACCATTTATAAATAGGCCAATAGCAACATCCTTAATTGCAATTCTTATTATTTTAGTAGGAATTTTAGCATTTAATTTATTACCTGTTTCCCAATTACCACAAATTGAATTTCCTACAATTTCTGTGCAAGCAAATTTACCTGGCGCAAGCCCAGACGTCATGGCAACTTCTGTAGCAACTCCATTAGAACATTATATTGGACGTATTTCTGGAATTACTGAAATGACTTCGAGCAGTTCATTAGGAAAAACAAATATCGTGATTCAGTTTGATTTAAACCGGGATATTAATGCGGCGGCAAATGAAGTTCAGGCGGCTATAGATCAAGCGCTGCCATCTTTGCCTGCTGAAATGCCTAATCACCCAACATATCGCAAAGTTAATCCAGCCGATGCCCCAATTATGATTCTTGCATTAACTTCAAAAGCACATACAAAAGGACAAATGTACGATATTGCATCAAATATTTTGCAACAAAAAATTTCTCAAGCAAAAGGGGTGGGTCAGGTTACTATAGGTGGCAGTTCATTACCAAGTGTTCGAGTTGAAGTTAATCCCTTTTTATTAAATAATTATGGCTTAACGCTAGAAGACATTAAGTATAGTATTCAAAATTCAAATCAAAATTCACCTAAAGGACAGATTTCAAATTCATTGTATACTTATCAAATTGCGACTAATGATCAATTACATTTTTCAGAACAGTATAAACCACTTATTATTAGCTTTAAAAATGGTAATGCAGTTACTTTAAAAGATGTCGCCGAGGTTAAAGATTCAGTAGAAGATTTAAAGAATACAGGCTTAGCAGATAATAAGCCTGCTGTATTATTAATTATATTTAAAGAGCCTGGAGCTAACGTAATTGAAACAGTTGATGGAATAAAAAATTTAATCCCACAATTATCTTCTTATATACCAAGTGATATGCTACTTAATATTATGATGGATAGAACTTCAACTATCCGGGCATCTTTAATCGACATTGAAAAAACCTTAATTATATCTATAGCGTTAGTAATTTGCGTCGTTTTTTTATTTTTAAAAAATATTTATACAACAATTATTCCAAGCATTGTTGTTCCTATTTCTCTTTTAGGAACATTTGCAATAATGTATTTACTAAATTTTAGCTTGGATAATTTATCTATTATGGCTTTAACAATTTCAACAGGATTTGTTGTTGATGATGCAATAGTAGTCATTGAAAATATTTCTCGTTATGTTGAAAAAGGCTTATCTCCAGTAAAATCCGCTCTTATTGGAGCAAAAGAAGTTGGTTTTACAGTACTATCTATGAGTATTTCTTTAATAGCTGTATTTATCCCAATTTTACTTATGGGAGGAATTGTAGGGAGACTATTTAGAGAATTTGCAGTAACTTTATCTATAGCAATTTTAGTTTCTTTATTTGTTTCCCTAACTATTACACCCTCTATGTGTTCTAAAATTTTAAAAACTAGGAAACAACCAAAAGAAAAAAAAAGCATTACAAATTCGCCATATGCAAAATCTTTACAATGGGCAATTAAACATAGCAAATTAATGCTGATTATTTTATTTTGCATAGTTCTTTTAAATGTATACTTTTATATTAAAATTCCAAAAGGATTTTTCCCTCAACAAGATACAGGAAGAATAATGGGTTTTGCACTCACAGATCAAAATACATCTTTTAAAAACATGGAAAAAAAATTTGGTGAAGTTATTGAATTGATAAAGTCAGATGAAAATATTGATCATGTTGTTGGATTTGTTGGTGGAGGTTCAGTAAATTCAGGAAATATTTTTATCAGTTTAAAACCACAATCTATGCGCAAATTAACGGCGGATGAAGTTATTGGAGCCTTAAGAAAAAAGTTACAAAAGATACCCGCTATCTCTGTCTTTTTATTAGCAGCACAAGACATCATGATTGGCGGAAGACAAGGGGGAGCACAATTTCAGTTTTCCATTTCAGCCGCAAACATTAAAGAATTAAATAAGTGGGGTGATTATTTAATTCAAGAACTTAGTAAAATTCCTTCTATAGCTGATGTAAATAGTGACCAAAAAGATAAAGGAATTGAAACATATATTACAATTGAACATGAAACTGCAAAAAAGCTAGGACTCTCACCATTATTAATTGATAATGCTCTGTATAATTCTCTTGGGCAAAGACAAGTTTCAGTAATTTATAAAGACTTAAATCAATATCATGTTATTTTAGAAACAGATCCTAAATTTACAATATCCCCAAATTTTCTCAATGTTCTTTATTTAAAAAATAATCAAAATCAAATTATCCCACTAAATGCTGTAGCAAACTTTACTACCAAAAAAGCAATTCTTTCTATAAGTCATCAAAGTCAATTTCCATCCATTACATTATCATTTAATCTGCTCCCTGGAACGCCCTTAGGTGACGCTGTAAATAAAGTTAACGAAAGAGTTAATGAATTGAATTTACCGTCTAATCTTTCCGCTTCATTCCAAGGTACGGCGAAAGTTTTCCAAGCGACACTAGCAAATCAACCAACATTAATTTTAGCAGCTATTCTTACAGTGTATATTGTTTTAGGCATTCTGTATGAGAATTTAATTCATCCAATTACTATTATTTCTACATTACCTTCAGCTGGTTTAGGGGCATTACTCGCTTTATTTTTAACCAAAACTGACCTTTCATTAATTGCTTTTGTTGGAATAATTCTTCTAATTGGAATTGTCAAAAAAAATGCTATTATGATGATAGATTTTGCAATTTCACTGCAAAGAAATCAAAATTACACTGCTGATAAAGCGATCTTTGAAGCAGCTTTACTGCGACTAAGACCAATATTGATGACATCACTAGCAGCTTTATTAGGAGCTGTTCCATTAGCATTAGACTATGGAGTTGGAGCTGAATTTAGAAAACCATTAGGAATATCAATTATCGGTGGTTTACTTATCAGTCAATTACTTACACTTTATACAACTCCTATAGTTTTTATTTATTTTGAAAAAATATCCGCTTGGCTAAAAAAAAGAAAAATAAAAGGAAAAGTTTATGAAGTTAATTCAAATTATTAA